A single Arcobacter sp. FWKO B DNA region contains:
- a CDS encoding radical SAM protein → MQVQKKSNLVSGIVFGPVPSRRFGVSLGIDLSPNIKQCNFDCLYCELKAAKTVDKMTKYPSVEELVNAVKEKLLHTHTKIDVLTITANGEPTLYPHLKELVIELNKIKNNSKLLILSNGSTIYNSEIQEALLDIDIVKLSLDCISKECFTKLDRADKSIEIDKIVSGMVDFKKIFKNQLIIEILFVDTLNNKENEISLLRGALSKINPNRVDIGTIDRPPAYKVNPISYEELESLSKKLNYPYINIAYKNRPIFEEYYSNEDILTLLSRRALSEYDIEHTFDKTSKENLSQLILQQKVEIIDNCGVKFYRFL, encoded by the coding sequence ATGCAAGTTCAAAAAAAGTCAAATTTAGTATCGGGTATAGTTTTTGGTCCTGTTCCTTCACGACGATTTGGTGTAAGTCTAGGTATTGATTTATCTCCTAATATTAAACAATGCAATTTTGACTGTCTTTATTGTGAGCTTAAAGCGGCTAAGACTGTTGATAAAATGACAAAATACCCAAGTGTTGAAGAGCTTGTAAATGCAGTCAAAGAAAAACTTTTACATACCCATACAAAAATAGATGTTCTTACTATCACGGCAAATGGTGAGCCAACTTTGTATCCACACTTAAAAGAACTAGTAATTGAACTAAATAAAATTAAAAATAATTCAAAACTTTTAATACTTTCAAATGGAAGTACAATTTACAATAGCGAAATTCAAGAAGCTTTACTAGATATTGATATAGTTAAACTTTCTCTTGATTGTATCTCTAAAGAGTGTTTTACTAAGCTTGATCGTGCAGATAAAAGCATAGAAATAGATAAAATAGTTTCGGGTATGGTTGATTTTAAAAAGATATTCAAAAACCAACTTATAATAGAAATTCTTTTTGTAGATACCCTAAACAACAAAGAAAATGAAATCTCCCTACTTCGTGGTGCACTATCAAAAATAAATCCTAATCGTGTAGATATAGGTACAATTGACAGACCACCTGCATACAAAGTAAACCCTATAAGTTATGAAGAGTTAGAGAGTTTATCAAAAAAACTAAACTATCCTTACATCAATATTGCATACAAAAATCGTCCAATATTTGAGGAGTATTATTCAAATGAAGATATACTAACCCTACTCTCAAGAAGAGCCTTAAGTGAATATGATATAGAACACACCTTCGATAAAACAAGCAAAGAAAACTTGTCGCAACTCATACTACAACAAAAAGTTGAAATTATAGATAATTGTGGCGTTAAATTTTATAGATTTTTATGA
- the hemE gene encoding uroporphyrinogen decarboxylase: MSKIFVDACLRKPTPYTPVWMMRQAGRYLPEYMAVRKQAGNFLNLCHNPALAAEVTIQPLDIVGVDAAILFSDILVVPNEMGMKLEFLAGEGPVFEKPVKTEADVDALLGGEEAANKLTYVYDTIKLLKEQLDARGDEKALIGFTGAPWTLATYMIEGQGTKTYNICKKMMYSNPTLLHKILRKVTEVVKLYMEKQIQSGVDVVQIFDSWAAAIEPSKYDEFSWSYMVEIAEYLKEKYPHIPVIMFPKGISAFIERGLVYGNFDVFGVDWGTPMAMAKEKLGNKYVLQGNMEPCRLYDKEATTKCVQGIQSIMQGEGHIFNLGHGILPDVPVENAIHFVKECQRVSKK; the protein is encoded by the coding sequence ATGTCAAAAATTTTTGTAGATGCATGTTTGAGAAAACCAACTCCATATACTCCTGTATGGATGATGAGACAAGCTGGAAGATACCTTCCAGAATATATGGCTGTTAGAAAACAAGCTGGTAATTTTTTAAATCTATGTCACAATCCAGCCTTAGCTGCTGAAGTCACTATTCAACCACTTGATATTGTTGGTGTTGATGCTGCTATTTTATTTAGTGATATTTTAGTAGTGCCAAATGAAATGGGTATGAAACTAGAATTTCTAGCAGGCGAAGGTCCTGTGTTTGAAAAACCTGTAAAAACAGAAGCTGATGTAGATGCACTTCTTGGTGGAGAAGAAGCTGCAAATAAACTAACATATGTGTATGATACTATCAAACTTTTAAAAGAACAACTTGACGCTAGAGGTGATGAAAAAGCTCTTATAGGTTTTACTGGTGCTCCTTGGACACTTGCAACTTACATGATAGAAGGGCAAGGGACAAAAACATACAATATTTGCAAAAAAATGATGTACTCAAACCCTACCCTACTTCACAAAATCTTGCGAAAAGTAACTGAAGTAGTAAAACTTTATATGGAAAAACAAATCCAAAGTGGTGTGGATGTAGTTCAGATATTTGACTCATGGGCAGCTGCAATTGAGCCATCTAAATATGATGAGTTTAGCTGGTCTTATATGGTAGAAATTGCTGAGTATTTAAAAGAAAAATATCCTCATATCCCTGTAATCATGTTCCCTAAAGGAATCTCTGCGTTTATCGAAAGAGGTCTTGTATATGGAAACTTTGATGTATTTGGTGTTGATTGGGGTACTCCTATGGCTATGGCAAAAGAAAAACTTGGAAACAAATATGTATTACAAGGAAATATGGAACCATGCCGTTTATACGATAAAGAAGCAACAACTAAATGTGTACAAGGAATCCAAAGCATTATGCAAGGTGAAGGTCACATATTCAATCTAGGTCATGGAATACTTCCTGATGTTCCTGTAGAAAATGCAATCCACTTTGTGAAAGAGTGCCAAAGAGTATCTAAAAAGTAA
- the gyrA gene encoding DNA gyrase subunit A, with protein MENLFDSQDIVDVNIEDSIKSSYLDYSMSVIIGRALPDAKDGLKPVHRRILYAMHELNLTSKAAYKKSARIVGDVIGKYHPHGDSSVYDALVRMAQSFSMRAPLVDGQGNFGSIDGDNAAAMRYTEARMARISEEILKDLEKDTVNFISNYDDTMKEPAVLPTRVPTLLLNGSEGIAVGMATKIPPHNLGELLEALFHLIDNPEATPDELMEFVQGPDFPTGGTIFGRGGIVQAYRTGRGRLKIRAKHHIETKNKKDVIVLDELPYQVNKAKLIEQIAELAKDKQIDGISEVRDESDREGMRVVIELKKDAMSEIVLNNLYKSTPLEVTFGIILLAVQNKEPKIFNLSEILTTFLHHRKTVIIRRTIFDLEKSKARAHILEGLKIALDNIDEIVKIIRASANDTEAKANMMSRFGLSEIQSQAILDMRLGRLTGLQREKLEAEYAELMILIAELEAILKSEDKLNEIIKEELAEIKEKYATKRLTDIEDSYDDIDIEDLIPNEPMVVTITHNGYVKRVPIKAYEKQRRGGKGKVAVTTHDDDFIERFFVSNTHDTLMFVTDQGQLYWLKVYKIPEGSRTAKGKAVVNLINLRPDEKIKAIIPTSDFAPDKSLAFFTRNGVVKRTKLDEFSNIRSNGVRAIVLDENDELVTAKITLPESKYLIIFTSQGQCIRFEIEKTREQGRSTRGVTGIKFKIDADYVVDADVIENEEQELLTVSEKGIGKRTTVEEYRLTNRAGTGVIAMKLNNKTGTIVGNVIVDEGQDLMLLTSVGKMIRVDMQSIRKAGRNTSGVIIVNVDKDDKVVSIAKCPKEDEELDIEGIEIPDTINNPMQDVQDSLILDDEDNE; from the coding sequence ATGGAAAATCTTTTTGACTCCCAAGATATTGTTGATGTAAATATAGAAGATTCTATCAAATCTTCATATTTAGACTATTCTATGAGCGTTATCATAGGAAGGGCTTTACCAGATGCTAAGGATGGACTAAAGCCTGTTCATAGAAGAATTCTTTATGCAATGCACGAATTAAATCTTACTTCAAAAGCTGCTTATAAAAAATCAGCTAGAATTGTCGGGGATGTTATAGGTAAGTACCATCCACATGGTGATTCATCTGTATATGATGCACTTGTTAGAATGGCTCAAAGTTTTTCTATGAGAGCTCCATTAGTTGATGGACAAGGAAACTTCGGAAGTATAGATGGCGATAATGCTGCTGCTATGAGGTATACAGAAGCTAGAATGGCAAGAATTTCTGAAGAAATTTTAAAAGATTTAGAAAAAGATACAGTTAATTTTATATCAAACTATGATGATACAATGAAAGAACCAGCAGTTCTTCCTACTCGTGTTCCTACACTTCTACTCAATGGAAGTGAAGGTATTGCTGTTGGTATGGCAACAAAAATACCACCACATAATCTTGGTGAACTTCTTGAGGCATTATTTCATTTAATAGATAATCCTGAAGCAACTCCTGATGAATTAATGGAGTTTGTTCAAGGTCCAGATTTCCCAACTGGTGGTACTATATTTGGTAGAGGTGGGATTGTTCAAGCCTATAGAACTGGTCGTGGAAGATTAAAAATTAGAGCAAAACACCATATTGAAACAAAAAATAAAAAAGATGTAATTGTTCTTGATGAATTACCATATCAAGTAAATAAAGCAAAACTAATAGAGCAAATTGCTGAACTTGCAAAAGATAAGCAAATAGATGGTATTTCTGAAGTTAGAGACGAAAGTGATAGAGAAGGTATGAGAGTTGTTATAGAACTCAAAAAAGATGCTATGAGCGAAATAGTATTAAACAACCTTTATAAATCAACACCGCTTGAAGTTACATTTGGAATTATTTTACTTGCAGTACAAAATAAAGAACCTAAAATATTTAACCTAAGTGAAATCCTAACAACATTTTTGCACCATAGAAAAACTGTAATCATCAGAAGAACGATTTTTGATTTGGAAAAATCTAAAGCTAGAGCACATATTTTAGAAGGTTTAAAAATTGCACTTGATAATATTGATGAAATAGTAAAAATTATTCGTGCAAGCGCAAATGACACTGAAGCAAAAGCAAATATGATGTCTAGATTTGGACTAAGTGAAATTCAATCTCAAGCAATCTTGGATATGAGATTAGGTAGATTAACAGGACTTCAAAGAGAAAAGCTAGAAGCTGAGTATGCTGAACTTATGATATTAATAGCTGAACTTGAAGCAATACTAAAATCTGAAGACAAATTAAATGAAATAATAAAAGAAGAATTAGCTGAAATAAAAGAAAAATATGCTACAAAAAGACTTACAGATATTGAAGATAGCTATGATGATATAGATATTGAAGATTTAATCCCTAATGAGCCAATGGTTGTTACAATCACACATAATGGATATGTAAAAAGAGTACCAATAAAAGCTTATGAAAAACAACGCCGTGGAGGTAAAGGTAAAGTTGCCGTTACTACACATGATGATGACTTTATAGAGAGATTTTTCGTAAGTAATACTCATGACACACTTATGTTTGTTACTGACCAAGGACAACTATACTGGCTAAAAGTATACAAAATCCCAGAAGGAAGTAGAACAGCTAAAGGAAAAGCAGTTGTAAATCTTATCAATTTAAGACCTGATGAGAAAATAAAAGCAATTATTCCAACTTCAGATTTTGCACCAGATAAATCTCTAGCATTTTTTACAAGAAATGGTGTTGTAAAAAGAACTAAACTTGATGAGTTTTCTAATATAAGAAGTAATGGTGTAAGAGCTATAGTACTTGATGAAAATGATGAATTAGTAACTGCAAAAATTACACTTCCAGAATCGAAATACTTGATTATTTTTACAAGTCAAGGTCAATGTATAAGATTTGAAATTGAAAAAACGAGAGAACAAGGAAGAAGTACTAGAGGGGTTACTGGTATCAAATTTAAAATAGATGCTGATTATGTTGTTGATGCTGATGTTATTGAAAATGAAGAGCAAGAACTTTTAACTGTAAGTGAAAAAGGTATCGGGAAAAGAACAACAGTTGAAGAATATAGACTAACAAACCGTGCAGGAACAGGTGTAATAGCTATGAAACTCAACAATAAAACAGGCACTATTGTTGGAAATGTAATAGTTGATGAGGGGCAAGATTTAATGCTTCTTACAAGTGTTGGTAAAATGATTAGAGTTGATATGCAATCAATCAGAAAAGCTGGTAGAAACACTAGTGGTGTTATTATTGTTAATGTTGATAAAGATGACAAAGTAGTAAGTATTGCAAAATGTCCAAAAGAGGATGAAGAGTTAGATATAGAAGGTATTGAAATTCCTGATACTATAAATAATCCTATGCAAGATGTACAAGATAGTTTAATTTTAGATGATGAGGATAATGAATAA
- a CDS encoding YqhA family protein, protein MFNFLGSSLWKSRFIVLLAVVFGFVGAVLLFIVASMDIISVATYVIKTIITGAHPEHFHEDIVAGIIGAVDLYLIAIVMLIFSFGIYELFISKIDAVCNIEKENCDTILSITSLDQLKDKIAKVIIMVLVVNYFQRVLHTTYETPLELLYFALAITALAVGLYFLGKVGKKG, encoded by the coding sequence ATGTTTAACTTTTTAGGCAGTAGTTTATGGAAAAGTAGATTTATAGTACTTTTGGCTGTAGTTTTTGGCTTTGTTGGTGCGGTATTACTTTTTATAGTTGCAAGTATGGACATAATTAGTGTTGCTACATATGTCATTAAAACCATAATTACAGGAGCCCATCCTGAACACTTCCATGAAGATATTGTTGCTGGTATTATAGGTGCAGTTGATTTATACCTGATTGCAATTGTAATGCTTATTTTTTCTTTTGGTATATATGAGCTTTTTATATCAAAAATTGATGCCGTATGTAATATAGAAAAAGAAAATTGTGATACTATATTATCTATAACATCATTAGATCAACTAAAAGACAAAATAGCTAAAGTTATAATAATGGTATTGGTTGTGAACTATTTTCAAAGAGTGCTACACACAACTTACGAAACACCATTAGAGTTATTATACTTTGCACTTGCTATTACTGCACTAGCTGTTGGGCTTTACTTTTTGGGTAAAGTTGGGAAGAAAGGTTAA
- a CDS encoding aspartate-semialdehyde dehydrogenase has translation MRKYNVAVVGATGAVGEELFRILEEVDFPVANLLPLASARSAGNMIEFKGSEYKVYELTNTVFDEHEVDIAFFSAGGSISAEFAKYAVASGAVVIDNTSHFRMEPNIPLVVPEVNPEDIALWRESGIIANPNCSTIQMVQALKALDSVYPIKRVDVSTYQATSGAGKKGMEELVQQMQDFFAFRLDETEIKAFPHQIALNVIPQVDKAMPSGFTKEEEKMVYETQKIMHKQLKIAATCVRVPVLRSHSESVTVTFEDGIDADLDKCKEALENFENLKVVDDLPNKIYPMPIISTDTDYTYVGRLRKDIYDANIIHFFNVADQVRVGAATNAVRIALKWIKLEENN, from the coding sequence ATGAGAAAGTATAATGTAGCAGTAGTTGGTGCAACTGGTGCAGTAGGTGAAGAGTTATTTAGAATTTTAGAAGAAGTAGATTTTCCTGTAGCAAATCTTCTGCCTCTTGCAAGTGCTAGAAGTGCTGGTAATATGATAGAGTTTAAAGGAAGTGAATATAAAGTATATGAACTTACAAATACTGTATTTGATGAGCATGAGGTAGATATTGCATTTTTTAGTGCTGGTGGAAGTATTTCAGCAGAATTTGCTAAATATGCAGTTGCAAGTGGTGCAGTTGTTATTGACAACACAAGCCATTTTAGAATGGAGCCAAATATTCCTTTGGTTGTACCTGAAGTAAATCCAGAAGATATAGCTCTTTGGAGAGAAAGTGGTATCATCGCAAATCCAAATTGTTCTACTATTCAGATGGTACAAGCTTTAAAAGCACTTGATAGTGTTTATCCTATCAAAAGAGTAGATGTAAGTACATATCAAGCTACAAGTGGAGCTGGTAAAAAAGGGATGGAAGAGCTTGTACAGCAAATGCAAGATTTCTTTGCATTTAGACTTGATGAAACTGAAATCAAAGCATTCCCACACCAAATCGCATTAAATGTTATTCCACAAGTTGATAAAGCAATGCCAAGTGGTTTTACAAAAGAAGAAGAAAAAATGGTATATGAAACTCAAAAGATTATGCACAAACAGCTAAAAATTGCTGCAACTTGTGTAAGGGTTCCTGTTTTAAGAAGCCATAGTGAATCTGTTACTGTAACTTTTGAAGATGGCATTGATGCAGATTTAGATAAATGTAAAGAAGCTTTAGAAAACTTTGAAAACTTAAAAGTAGTGGATGATTTACCAAATAAAATCTACCCAATGCCTATTATTTCAACAGATACTGATTATACATATGTTGGCAGATTAAGAAAAGATATATATGATGCAAATATTATACATTTTTTCAATGTTGCTGACCAAGTAAGAGTTGGAGCAGCTACAAATGCTGTAAGAATTGCATTAAAATGGATAAAACTTGAGGAGAACAACTAG
- a CDS encoding cytochrome-c peroxidase yields MKFFLTIILLSSTFVLAEPITPIPTNIENIDKNKVKLGSKLFFDPILSKDGTVSCATCHDLNAGGVDGLQFSIGIDGKVGDINSPTVFNAVYNFTQFWNGRARNLQEQAVGPIENHIEMGNTFENLIATLSNTPYKKDFEKIYSDGITKNNITDALAEFGKTLITPNAPFDKYLKGDEYALTKSQKEGYELFKSHGCIACHHGINIGGNLYAKFGVMKDVKSKSLGRYEVTKNELDKYYFKVPTLRNIELTSPYLHDGRITELEEVVKFMSHFQLGKTLTDSDISKIVDFLKSLTGELIRYDQ; encoded by the coding sequence ATGAAATTTTTTCTTACTATTATCCTACTCAGTAGTACTTTTGTGTTGGCTGAGCCAATCACACCTATTCCTACAAATATTGAGAATATAGACAAAAATAAAGTAAAACTAGGCTCAAAGCTTTTTTTTGACCCAATATTATCAAAAGATGGTACAGTCTCATGTGCCACATGTCATGATCTTAATGCTGGTGGAGTTGATGGATTACAATTTTCTATTGGGATAGATGGTAAAGTGGGAGATATCAATTCTCCTACAGTCTTTAATGCTGTATATAATTTTACTCAATTTTGGAATGGTAGAGCAAGAAATTTACAAGAACAAGCAGTTGGTCCAATTGAAAATCACATTGAAATGGGTAATACTTTTGAAAACCTAATAGCAACCCTTAGTAATACTCCCTACAAAAAAGATTTTGAAAAAATATATAGTGATGGTATAACAAAAAACAATATTACAGATGCTTTGGCAGAATTTGGAAAAACACTTATTACACCTAATGCACCTTTTGATAAATATTTAAAAGGTGATGAGTATGCACTTACCAAATCACAAAAAGAGGGGTATGAACTCTTTAAATCACATGGATGTATTGCTTGTCATCATGGTATCAATATAGGTGGCAACTTATATGCAAAATTTGGTGTTATGAAAGATGTAAAAAGTAAGTCTCTTGGTAGATATGAAGTAACTAAAAATGAACTTGACAAGTACTACTTTAAGGTCCCTACTCTTAGAAACATCGAACTTACATCACCTTACCTACATGATGGAAGAATTACTGAACTTGAAGAAGTAGTTAAATTTATGTCACACTTTCAATTAGGCAAAACCTTAACAGATAGTGATATATCAAAAATTGTAGATTTTTTAAAATCTTTAACTGGAGAACTGATAAGATATGATCAATAA
- a CDS encoding EAL domain-containing protein, with protein MINNNNNKKNIFKILDPVILFLIMFIAFLTFLIYHLVSINDKIRNYSNFQTTINELKILDSEFDNLLSNKATFINYDSVTKKVDLFYSKLDNISSNKLYNEFGHYLEYITNTLNHQWFEKHQHIERFKSHNASIVGSLNYLIELTKTVKNRYLYNEYEDIYLLDGIINNLFKLFINVDLDEDTAITDRINLEMLQNKYLSPEFHFLYLRYNSTIQDTARLIQIKEEFSSVDIKTTLEELENLINLTYNSNINSQKNMAFIFFIISSILLIVLISSYLKSLKIKKELSAFRYAVENSDNSIVITDKNRNITYANEAFENITGYKREEIMGKNPSILKSGKMPSEFYNNMNNILNKGEKWHGEFINVNKNGEVYYETASITPIMEDNQITGYLAIKLNVTDYIREQEKVEFLAFHDSLTLLPNRRSLEHEMEKALKYAIRNNSFLAIFFIDLDGFKTINDALGHDVGDLLLKEVALRFRQSLRPYDEVFRIGGDEFAVLIKSNNNNDDLGQIANKLITIANKPIIIKKHTLHVGCSIGIAQYPKDGSDFVTLLKHSDTAMYKAKQDGKNMFHFYDANLSSTVHTRLNIEQALAIALDNNEFYMVYQPKYNLKDHTAISIEALIRWESASLGNVEPKDFIYIAEETTLINKIGFFVFKKACEDFAILKKKLTTLQMITINISPIQLTNKNFVNELLKITKKTKIPTSSIGLEITESNIMKNIDEVCKVLKELREHGFKIIIDDFGTGYSSMSYLQKLPIDTLKIDKSFVDDLNTTTNNTTIIKAIVAISKSFGYTTVAEGIERAEQEEFLLNLEVDYGQGFLFSKPKRVTEL; from the coding sequence ATGATCAATAATAATAACAACAAGAAAAATATTTTTAAAATTTTAGATCCTGTTATCTTATTTCTAATAATGTTTATTGCCTTTTTAACTTTTCTTATTTATCATTTGGTATCAATAAATGATAAGATAAGAAACTATAGTAATTTTCAGACGACTATTAATGAATTAAAAATTCTAGATAGTGAATTTGACAACTTATTATCCAATAAAGCTACTTTTATAAATTATGATAGTGTCACAAAAAAAGTTGATTTGTTCTATTCTAAACTAGATAACATAAGTAGCAATAAACTCTATAATGAATTTGGTCATTATCTTGAATATATTACTAATACATTAAATCACCAATGGTTTGAGAAACATCAGCATATTGAGAGGTTTAAGTCACATAATGCTTCTATAGTTGGCTCTTTAAACTATTTGATAGAGCTTACAAAAACTGTTAAAAACAGATACCTTTATAATGAATATGAAGATATATATTTACTTGATGGAATAATCAACAATCTATTCAAACTTTTTATTAATGTAGATTTGGATGAGGATACAGCAATAACTGACCGTATTAATTTAGAAATGTTACAAAATAAATATCTTAGTCCAGAATTTCACTTTTTGTATCTTAGATACAATTCTACCATTCAAGATACAGCTAGATTAATTCAAATAAAAGAAGAATTCTCATCTGTTGATATCAAAACAACTTTAGAAGAGTTGGAAAACTTGATTAATTTAACCTATAATAGCAATATAAACTCACAAAAAAATATGGCATTTATATTTTTCATTATCTCATCCATTTTATTAATTGTTTTAATATCTTCATATCTTAAGTCACTAAAAATAAAAAAAGAGTTATCTGCTTTTAGATATGCTGTAGAAAATAGTGATAATTCTATAGTAATAACAGATAAAAATAGAAATATTACTTATGCTAATGAAGCTTTTGAAAATATTACTGGTTATAAAAGAGAAGAGATCATGGGTAAAAATCCTAGTATCCTAAAATCTGGAAAAATGCCAAGCGAGTTTTACAATAATATGAATAATATATTAAACAAAGGTGAGAAATGGCATGGTGAGTTTATAAATGTCAATAAAAATGGTGAGGTATATTATGAAACAGCTTCCATAACCCCTATAATGGAAGACAACCAAATAACTGGATATCTAGCAATAAAACTAAATGTTACTGATTATATAAGAGAGCAAGAAAAAGTAGAGTTTTTAGCATTTCATGATAGTTTAACACTATTGCCAAATAGAAGAAGTCTTGAACATGAAATGGAAAAAGCTTTGAAATATGCAATAAGAAACAATTCATTTTTAGCTATTTTTTTTATTGATTTAGATGGATTCAAAACTATTAATGATGCTTTGGGTCACGATGTTGGAGATTTACTATTAAAAGAGGTAGCCTTAAGATTTAGACAATCACTAAGACCGTATGATGAAGTATTTAGAATTGGTGGTGATGAATTTGCTGTATTAATAAAATCAAATAACAACAATGATGACTTAGGTCAAATAGCAAATAAATTAATTACAATAGCTAATAAACCAATTATAATTAAAAAGCATACTCTTCATGTTGGTTGTAGTATTGGTATTGCTCAATATCCAAAAGATGGTAGTGATTTTGTAACCCTGTTAAAACATTCAGATACAGCCATGTATAAAGCAAAACAAGATGGCAAAAATATGTTTCATTTTTATGATGCAAATTTATCAAGTACTGTTCATACAAGATTAAATATTGAACAAGCTCTTGCTATAGCATTAGACAACAATGAATTTTACATGGTGTACCAACCGAAATATAATCTTAAAGACCATACAGCTATAAGTATTGAAGCACTTATTAGATGGGAAAGTGCTAGTTTGGGAAATGTTGAGCCAAAAGATTTTATCTATATTGCTGAAGAGACTACATTGATAAATAAAATTGGTTTTTTTGTATTTAAAAAAGCTTGTGAAGATTTTGCTATATTGAAGAAAAAATTAACAACACTACAAATGATAACAATAAATATTTCACCTATACAATTAACAAATAAGAATTTTGTTAATGAACTATTGAAAATTACAAAAAAAACTAAAATTCCAACATCAAGTATTGGTCTAGAAATTACAGAGAGTAATATTATGAAGAATATTGATGAAGTTTGTAAAGTACTAAAAGAACTGAGAGAACATGGATTTAAAATAATTATAGATGATTTTGGAACAGGATATTCATCTATGAGTTATCTTCAAAAACTTCCAATAGACACACTGAAAATTGACAAATCATTTGTAGATGATTTAAATACCACTACAAATAATACAACAATTATTAAAGCTATTGTTGCTATTTCCAAAAGCTTTGGATATACAACTGTTGCTGAAGGTATAGAAAGAGCTGAACAAGAAGAGTTTTTATTAAATCTAGAAGTTGATTATGGGCAAGGCTTTTTATTCTCAAAACCTAAAAGGGTGACAGAGTTATAA
- a CDS encoding YdcH family protein: MFHEYRDIITELKTSNAHFTKVFEKHNELDDKIDAVEAGREHMDHFELETMKKEKLKLKDEVHQMILAYKKEHNK, encoded by the coding sequence ATGTTTCACGAATATAGAGATATAATAACTGAGTTAAAAACTTCAAATGCACATTTTACTAAAGTATTTGAAAAACACAATGAATTAGATGACAAAATAGATGCAGTAGAAGCAGGTAGAGAGCATATGGATCATTTTGAATTAGAAACAATGAAAAAAGAAAAACTAAAATTAAAAGATGAAGTACATCAAATGATTTTAGCTTACAAAAAAGAGCACAATAAATAA